AGGTTGAAAATTTATTAAGGGATATAACAACATTTTATGTTAAAACTTACTATAAATATCCCTTAAATGAGATGAGAGAAACATCAGAAATAACAGAATATTTAATGGAATACTATAACATAGATAAACAAATGCAAGAATTAACAAGAAACTTAACAATAATAAAAGACGCGATATTTTATCAAATACAAAAAAAAGAAGAAAAATTGATAGATAGAAGAGATTTCATAATTCAAATATTGGGAATAGTATTTACAATATTAGGATTATTAATTGGAGTTATTCAAATATATCAGGTTTTTAAATAAAAATTATAGGAGGATAATATGGAAAAAACAAACTTTTTATACGAGGGAAAGGCTAAACAACTGTATTTAACAGATGATGAAAATTTAGTAATAGTTTTGTATAAAGATGATGCAACAGCTGGAAATGGTATTAAAAAAGGAAGTATTAAAAATAAAGGGATATTAAATAATGATATAACTACATTAATTTTTAATCTTTTAGAAGATCATGGTATTAAAACTCATTTTGTAAAAAAATTAAATGAAAGAGAACAGCTTTGTCAAAAAGTTGATATTTTCCCACTGGAAGTTATAGTAAGAAATGTAATAGCAGGTTCTATGGCTGAAAGATTAGGTATAAAAGAAGGAACAAAACCAATTAATACAATATTTGAAATTTGCTATAAAAATGATAAATATGGAGATCCTTTAATTAATGATCATCATGCAGTTTCTCTAGG
The genomic region above belongs to Streptobacillus moniliformis DSM 12112 and contains:
- the purC gene encoding phosphoribosylaminoimidazolesuccinocarboxamide synthase, yielding MEKTNFLYEGKAKQLYLTDDENLVIVLYKDDATAGNGIKKGSIKNKGILNNDITTLIFNLLEDHGIKTHFVKKLNEREQLCQKVDIFPLEVIVRNVIAGSMAERLGIKEGTKPINTIFEICYKNDKYGDPLINDHHAVSLGLATYDELREIYSITDKINKLLKEKFDELGIILVDFKIEFGKNSKGEILLADEITPDTCRFWDKETGEKLDKDRFRRDLGNIEEAYLEIFKRLAGKN